In the Tribolium castaneum strain GA2 chromosome 1, icTriCast1.1, whole genome shotgun sequence genome, one interval contains:
- the fab1 gene encoding 1-phosphatidylinositol 3-phosphate 5-kinase yields the protein MNKNLQSPTKLTEFAPIQTEEKPQTVGQFITKIFKFNKGPNSEEQNSGLTPNSDNVSQESLPTWAIESDSSATPFHVDVNEGRSLPNVLKRISNLLALKTTNLQDYSDTELKQYWMPDSVSKECYQCCEKFTTFRRRHHCRVCGQIFCSQCCNQQIPGKIFGCTGDLRVCTYCCKVVLSYLQSSDVGADLTADLKLLQENLQSKFGNDVLSPTVQDNIQNLNKDSVEVGNILRRKISVGYQEEKFASGQSSMYLTTEEKCKALQNSVSLRALFEEICRTTTGIPLGTHRYRLRTYTDCFLGSELVDWLICQQKANSRVQAAAISQALLEGGYIECVSDPCSFVDGYALYKPGIFVTPEVLNHNYFEVPNQEEPIWVQQIPQESSTTDSDNEQVSVKKRGPLTSSSSYMLDLNVEANTVYLSRPLASSYSIQSGDSGDVSCCETDITTVRTSEQREFVPEAGWHNASNLREENGEKLAYNLLTEAYQQHEQGLLKQLLASNGLLLSWADVIIPLCNEIINVIRPDKNHDAEDLDIRHYIKFKKLSGGSRTDTKLISGIVFTKNVAHKGMLTEIDNPKILLLQCSIVYQRTEGRLMSLEPVLMQEHEYLRHVAARIVALQPDIVLVHRNVSRLAQDLLRQHGITLVHNVKQSVLDQLARCTEADLVTAVDAHIGRPRLGTCKKFYLKTYNVDKGGAKTLMFFEGLPMVHLGGTVLLRGGSRQELTRLEKVVSFCLFASYNWRLEKSFLMDEFAQPPNPNCEFLEDSSKESSPRLQTVVKYDSGGKKMNSEMVEDFTDPLQSSFVESMTEGKEILAVAELPFSNNFRKSLDDSILCISPYLMFSVPYLETEVGKKCKLRKFFPTEIYFSEQFTNQTKVKIIKDIGEDVKENEQKSVKPLHPFLRTKITTSVDNNEIQSLLAHFRACGGSYEKREILCKPPVQVDEEILQNKDKNYYNKLDVLEINNHQRLSVLFCSFSHESTNSPAFCVNPWIVNMNFYGSNDIPLGCFLERYCFRSTYNCPSKPCGTPMFKHIRRFVHNAGCVSISLNNFDNEFTEENIVMWSWCTKCQSVSPVVLMSADTWSFSFAKYLELKFYGGLYSRRGNTPCGHSLHHDHYQYFGYKNSVASFKYTPIQVWDISLPPPVIYIQYDIEKQQTELIDEIRTMAQKGHEIYSLILEKLSCIPAELEGLGNLKQLLLKEQTQFKQKVEEVQLKLTSPTIENKQFDETPEKLHIAYWKISDSLIRIKRLIVETVDNWNLRLSESARKRDDKKKDRTSYSDLESPTIPENKTLSETDISHSETSNSATITKKIKSLDQSDESELSMSSSPKCHHRSQSDGTVMSHNEEQNDCKKDSDKKTVKNILSQLLPSSSALTLIPNPFNPQDHYTLPTGVSVPIIVYESEPSSIIAYALNSYDYKKSFEDLTKKSNTEQTPSPIVKRKNPNTDKNDETSGLLGFLRNKNDLNSPVSASESPQNIEVTEKSKNLHIEVQFQDTHCNFFCRTYFAEKFASLRGLVLPIGEEGYVRSLARSVQWNARGGKSGSNFAKTADDRFVLKEMSKSEVQLFLESAPNYFNYMQKCYGTGQPTLLGKIIGIYQIIFKNNNSNVTLRTNLLVMENLFYKRTVSQKFDLKGSMRNRLVVPDNQEGEIVLLDENLLKMTCDAPLYILPHSKAVLTAAIQNDTEFLSAQSVMDYSLLVGLDSENRELVLGIIDYIRTFTWDKKLETMVKKSGILGGQGKLPTIVSPEEYQKRFIEAMHRYFLEVPDHWAGLGKGLEF from the exons ATGAACAAGAATCTACAATCCCCCACGAAATTAACTGAATTCGCGCCCATTCAAACGGAAGAAAAGCCCCAAACTGTGGGTCAGTTCATTAccaagattttcaaatttaataaaggcCCAAATTCGGAAGAACAAAACTCGGGTTTAACCCCGAATTCGGATAATGTGTCTCAGGAGTCTCTACCGACATGGGCAATCGAGTCAGACTCGTCTGCAACCCCTTTTCACGTAGATGTGAACGAGGGGCGAAGCCTTCCCAATGTTTTGAAACGAATCAGTAATTTACTAGCATTAAAAACCACG AACTTGCAAGACTATTCAGACACCGAACTGAAACAATATTGGATGCCGGATTCTGTGAGCAAAGAATGCTACCAATGTTGCGAAAAATTCACTACGTTCAGACGCCGACATCACTGTCGTGTCTGTGgccaaattttttgctcacaGTGTTGCAATCAACAAATTCCGGGAAAAATTTTCGGATGTACTGGTGATTTAAGGGTTTGCACATATTGCTGCAAAGTGGTGTTATCATATCTACAGTCGTCAGATGTTGGGGCTGACCTAACTGCCGATTTAAAGCTCCTCCAAGAGAATTTACAAAGCAAATTCGGCAACGATGTTCTCTCCCCAACTGTGCAAGACAACATACAAAATTTGAACAAGGATTCAGTCGAAGTTGGGAATATTTTACGCCGGAAAATTTCCGTGGGGTATCAGGAGGAGAAATTCGCATCTGG acAGTCTAGTATGTACCTCACCACggaagaaaaatgcaaagcgTTACAAAACTCAGTATCGTTGCGCGCCCTCTTTGAGGAAATTTGTCGAACCACAACGGGGATTCCCTTAGGAACGCATAGATACCGTTTGAGGACTTACACCGATTGTTTTTTGGGTTCGGAATTAGTCGATTGGTTGATTTGTCAACAAAAAGCCAATAGTCGAGTTCAAGCAGCTGCAATAAGTCAGGCATTACTTGAAGGGGGTTATATTGAATGTGTCTCAGATCCTTGTTCTTTTGTTGATGGTTACGCCCTCTACAAACCTGGCATTTTTGTAACACCTGAAGTTCTAaatcataattattttgaagttCCGAATCAGGAAGAACCAATTTGGGTACAACAAATCCCACAGGAATCAAGCACCACTG ATTCCGATAACGAGCAAGTCTCAGTCAAAAAACGTGGCCCTTTGACCTCTTCATCTTCGTACATGTTGGATTTAAATGTTGAAGCGAACACTGTGTATTTATCACGCCCTCTAGCGTCAAGTTATAGCATCCAATCGGGTGATTCTGGTGATGTGAGTTGTTGTGAGACGGATATTACAACTGTTCGAACATCTGAACAAAGAGAATTTGTTCCTGAAGCTG GTTGGCACAATGCGTCAAATTTGCGCGAAGAAAACGGCGAAAAATTGGCTTATAATCTCCTAACGGAAGCGTACCAACAACACGAACAAGGTTTATTGAAACAATTACTAGCGTCTAATGGTCTGTTGTTATCATGGGCTGACGTGATAATCCCACTTTGTAacgaaataataaatgttataCGACCTGACAAAAACCACGATGCTGAAGATTTAGATATTCGAcattatataaaatttaagaaattatCAGGTGGTTCACGAACTGACACTAAACTGATAAGTGGGAttgtttttacgaaaaatgttGCCCACAAAGGAATGTTAACCGAAATTGACAATCCAAAAATCCTTCTTTTACAATGTTCCATTGTTTACCAACGAACAGAAGGCCGTTTAATGTCACTAGAGCCGGTCCTGATGCAAGAACATGAATATTTACGTCACGTGGCTGCTCGTATCGTTGCCCTTCAACCAGATATCGTTCTCGTTCATCGAAACGTCTCCCGATTGGCTCAAGACCTATTACGTCAGCACGGCATCACCTTGGTGCACAACGTCAAACAAAGTGTTTTAGACCAATTGGCACGTTGCACAGAGGCGGACTTGGTCACGGCTGTAGATGCCCATATTGGGCGCCCCCGTCTTGGCacttgtaaaaaattctatttgaAAACGTACAATGTTGATAAAGGCGGAGCTAAAACGTTGATGTTTTTCGAAGGTTTGCCTATGGTGCATTTAGGCGGGACTGTGCTTTTAAGGGGCGGGTCTAGACAGGAGCTCACCCGATTGGAGAAAGTTGtttcgttttgtttatttgcgaGTTATAATTGGCGGTTAGAGAAGTCGTTTTTGATGGATGAGTTTGCGCAGCCGcctaatccaaactgtgaattTTTGGAGGATAGTAGTAAGGAGAGTTCGCCACGTTTGCAAACTGTTGTGAAGTATGACAGTGGAGGGAAGAAGATGAATAGTGAGATGGTTGAGGATTTTACAGATCCATTACAGTCATCATTTGTTGAAAGTATGACCGAAGGAAAGGAAATCTTAGCGGTTGCGGAATTGCCATTTTCGAATAATTTTCGCAAAAGTTTAGATGATTCGATTTTGTGTATTTCACCGTATTTGATGTTTTCGGTGCCGTATTTGGAGACGgaagttggaaaaaaatgtaaattgagGAAGTTTTTTCCGACGGAAATTTATTTCAGTGAACAATTCACAAATCAGACAAAGGTCAAAATCATTAAGGATATCGGCGAGGATGTGAAAGAGAACGAGCAGAAATCT GTCAAGCCCTTACATCCATTTCTACGTACAAAAATCACAACAAGTGTTGATAATAATGAGATTCAGTCATTATTGGCTCATTTCCGCGCTTGTGGTGGCAGTTACGAAAAGCGTGAAATTTTATGTAAACCCCCGGTACAAGTCGACGaggaaattttacaaaacaagGACAAGAACTATTACAATAAACTTGATGTTCTTGAAATCAACAATCACCAAAGACTTTCAGtattattttgtagttttagtcACGAGTCGACCAATTCACCGGCATTTTGCGTAAATCCTTG gattgttaatatgaatttttacGGCTCAAATGACATTCCATTGGGTTGTTTTCTCGAGCGTTATTGTTTCCGTTCAACTTATAATTGTCCGTCAAAGCCTTGTGGTACCCCAATGTTTAAACATATCCGACGTTTCGTCCACAATGCAGGCTGCGTCAGTATCTCTCTGAATAATTTCGATAACGAATTCACCGAAGAAAATATCGTTATGTGGAGTTGGTGCACCAAGTGTCAAAGTGTATCACCAGTGGTCCTCATGTCGGCTGATACTTGGTCGTTTTCTTTTGCCAAATATCTCGAGTTAAAATTTTACGGTGGTTTGTATAGTCGAAGAGGGAATACACCGTGTGGTCACAGTTTGCATCATGATCACTACCAGTATTTCGGCTACAAAAATTCAGTGGCGTCTTTCaa GTATACACCCATTCAAGTGTGGGACATTTCTCTACCTCCACCTGTGATCTACATACAGTATGATATAGAAAAACAGCAAACCGAATTAATTGACGAAATACGCACAATGGCGCAAAAAGGCCACGAAATTTACTCTCTCATTTTAGAAAAACTGTCTTGTATTCCAGCCGAACTTGAAGGTCTaggcaatttaaaacaattactactaaaAGAACAAACCCAATTCAAGCAAAAAGTCGAAGAAGTGCAATTAAAACTCACCTCACCgacaattgaaaataaacaatttgacGAAACACCCGAAAAACTACATATCGCTTATTGGAAAATCTCCGATTCACTTATCCGTATCAAACGCCTGATTGTTGAAACTGTAGACAATTGGAACTTGCGATTATCCGAAAGTGCACGTAAACGAGACGACAAAAAGAAAGACCGAACTTCGTACAGCGATCTCGAAAGTCCGACAATACccgaaaataaaacactatcAGAAACAGATATTTCACACAGTGAGACTTCAAATAGTGCTACCataacgaaaaaaatcaaaagtttgGATCAAAGTGACGAGAGTGAATTGAGCATGTCTTCATCACCCAAATGTCACCATAGATCGCAATCAGATGGTACTGTAATGTCACACAATGAGGAACAAAACGATTGTAAGAAAGACAGTGACAAAAAAACCGTCAAGAATATACTGTCGCAACTTTTGCCCTCATCAAGTGCCCTCACCCTAATTCCG AATCCGTTCAATCCGCAAGACCACTACACGCTCCCGACCGGTGTTTCGGTTCCTATAATAGTCTACGAGTCCGAACCAAGTTCGATAATAGCTTACGCCTTGAACTCGTACGATTataaaaaatcgtttgaagatttgacgaaaaaatcaaacactgaACAAACTCCTAGTCCCATAGTAAAGCGCAAAAACCCAAATACGGATAAAAACGACGAAACATCGGGCCTTTTAGGTTTTCTACGAAACAAAAACGATCTCAATTCGCCGGTATCTGCATCGGAAAGTCCACAAAATATTGAAGTGActgaaaaatcgaaaaatttacatattgAAGTGCAGTTTCAAGACACACATTGTAATTTCTTCTGTCGGACTTACTTCGCTGAAAAATTTGCGAGTTTGAGGGGTTTAGTGTTGCCTATTGGTGAAGAGGGTTATGTTAGGTCATTGGCTAGGTCGGTCCAATGGAATGCTAGAGGAGGAAAGTCTGGTTcgaattttgctaaaacagcCGATGATCGTTTCGTGTTGAAAGAAATGTCCAAATCCGAAGTCCAGTTGTTTTTAGAATCAGCaccgaattattttaattacatgcAAAAGTGTTACGGGACGGGACAACCGACACTTTTAGGCAAAATTATAGGAATCTATCagattattttcaagaataataATTCAAACGTTACTTTGAGAACAAATCTACTGGTCATGGAGAATTTGTTTTACAAGCGTACAGTGTCGCAGAAATTCGATTTGAAGGGTTCAATGAGGAACAGACTGGTCGTGCCCGATAATCAAGAAGGCGAAATTGTTTTGTTGGACGAAAATCTTCtcaaaa TGACTTGTGATGCTCCGCTTTACATTTTACCACACTCGAAGGCCGTTCTCACAGCTGCTATCCAGAATGACACCGAGTTTTTATCAGCACAGTCAGTGATGGACTATTCGTTGTTGGTGGGTTTAGATTCTGAAAACCGGGAGTTGGTTCTTGGAATAATag ATTACATTCGAACGTTCACGTGGGATAAGAAGCTCGAAACCATGGTGAAAAAAAGTGGGATTTTGGGTGGGCAAGGGAAATTACCAACAATTGTCTCTCCAGAAGAGTACCAGAAAAGGTTCATTGAAGCCATGCATCGATATTTTTTGGAAGTTCCCGATCATTGGGCTGGGTTGGGCAAAGGCTTGGAATTttga
- the LOC103312209 gene encoding uncharacterized protein LOC103312209: protein MKTKVDKKNSASEPDLKTAGRKLKSGFPPGITVDELWLYRRKRPSENLWPNDNLKPREGSFKLLKSEYRRRFKDFRSCDNLREEISPVRNVKPDDHLKLEGSYELQPLYKENFIQYPIERPVHRPTTSSFQIIDLSENEMRENSRENERLLTEIRSRYPPYPYQERPPLIKRETNLKLEGDLYTTTEKAEKFIQYLLTNKPPLMKKPTTLKLEGEMDINTENREKYVPYEIAPRPPLCKKFTNLHLEGDLNILTEKQEKFIRYDVQKRPPLTKKHTNLVIEGDLELLPEYRREFIEYKTERPKLALPVNNLKTDGFYDVTPDVSVAFQQQIHPQIPNLRGGEGHEDMTLRTRLGRTTRENSLVDGPLETDESAKITNHLHLEGRIDLNPEYRNAYIDFNKEVSAPRTRRRGPESHLKSEGKMDITPEYKCSYVDFPRTRPQVKRPENSLSSEGEIDHMTEKNEKYVPFANVPRTGPLKRDTELKLEGNIECQPEYRKAYIDYLIRERVERKPRPLDNLGQPPRRIIEEEPLEKTLIHAQIPTVKEEPQKRPKSTRNRSLSQIETSVFGPKLTVPEKPQSRSSSPKPPSRRRSRTVPRNVSNSSDSDVPSRKHKTFGKPVLVENLASRSTTPVLPMIDVSARNKWMRDSSVESSSAFVVLDKNVKRDKWTPWQNY, encoded by the exons atgaaaac GAAAGTCGATAAGAAAAATTCTGCCTCGGAACCGGATCTTAAAACGGCCGGAAGAAAACTCAAATCCGGCTTTCCGCCGGGGATCACAGTCGACGAACTTTGGTTGTACCGCCGGAAACGACCTTCAG aaaacctATGGCCTAATGACAATCTGAAACCACGAGAAGGTTCTTTTAAATTGCTCAAAAGTGAATACAGACGCAGATTTAAGGATTTTAGGTCGTGTGACAACCTTCGAGAG gaaatttcaCCTGTGAGAAATGTGAAACCAGACGACCACCTGAAACTTGAAGGTTCTTACGAATTGCAGCCGCTTTACAAGGAGAATTTTATCCAATATCCGATTGAAAGACCGGTGCATAGACCCACCACTAGTTCGTTTCAAATTATCGATTTGAGTGAAAACGAAATGAGGGAAAATTCAAG AGAGAATGAAAGACTGTTAACCGAAATCCGATCAAGATACCCACCGTATCCATACCAGGAACGCCCCCctttaattaaaagagaaacaaatttaaaactcGAAGGTGATTTATACACAACTACCGAAAAGGCTGAAAAATTCATTCAGTATCTCTTAACCAACAAACCACCTTTAATGAAGAAACCCACAACTTTGAAACTGGAAGGCGAGATGGACATTAACACGGAAAATCGTGAAAAATATGTTCCCTATGAGATCGCTCCAAGACCTCcactttgcaaaaaattcacaaatctCCACCTGGAAGGCGATTTAAACATTCTTACGGAAAAACAGGAAAAGTTTATTCgatacgacgtccaaaaacgTCCACCTCTTaccaaaaaacacacaaatttGGTCATTGAAGGCGACTTGGAATTACTTCCGGAATATAGACGTGAATTTATCGAATATAAAACAGAACGGCCGAAATTAGCACTCCCAGTGAATAATTTAAAGACTGACGGTTTTTACGATGTGACGCCCGACGTTTCGGTCGCTTTCCAACAACAAATCCACCCTCAAATACCTAATTTACGTGGGGGCGAAGGACATGAAGACATGACTTTGAGGACAAGGCTTG GACGGACCACACGTGAAAATAGTTTAGTAGATGGTCCGTTGGAAACGGATGAGTCTgcgaaaattacaaatcacTTGCATTTGGAAGGAAGAATTGATTTGAATCCTGAATATAGAAATGCCTACATTGACTTTAATAAGGAGGTTTCAGCACCTCGAACTAGGCGTCGAGGGCCTGAAAGTCACCTGAAAAGTGAAGGCAAAATGGACATTACTCCGGAATATAAATGTTCATACGTTGATTTTCCGAGAACTCGGCCGCAAGTAAAACGGCCAGAAAATAGTCTATCGAGTGAAGGAGAG ATCGATCACATGActgaaaaaaacgaaaagtatGTTCCTTTTGCCAACGTTCCACGGACTGGTCCCTTAAAACGGGACACTGAACTGAAACTGGAGGGAAATATCGAGTGCCAACCCGAATACCGAAAAGCATACattgattatttaattcgcGAACGAGTGGAACGCAAACCTAGACCTTTGGATAATTTAGGCCAACCACCACGACGAATAATCGAAGAGGAACCGCTCGAAAAAACCCTAATTCATGCCCAAATCCCTAC tgTTAAGGAAGAGCCCCAGAAACGCCCTAAAAGCACCCGAAACCGTTCCCTCTCCCAGATCGAAACTTCAGTATTCGGTCCCAAACTCACAGTCCCAGAAAAACCACAATCCAGGAGTTCAAGTCCCAAACCTCCATCCCGGAGGAGATCCAGGACTGTTCCTCGGAATGTTTCAAATTCGTCCGATTCGGACGTCCCTTCACGTAAACACAAAACATTCGGAAAACCGGTCCTAGTTGAAAATTTGGCAAGTCGAAGTACTACTCCAGTTTTACCAATGATTGACGTTTCAGCAAGGAATAAATGGATGAGGGATAGTTCGGTGGAATCGTCTTCGGCTTTCGTCGTCttagataaaaatgtaaagagAGATAAATGGACACCGTGGCAGAATTATTAG